The DNA segment GCCCGCTCCATCGAGGGGGTGATGGCGTCGGCGTACATGTGCACCTCGCCGGACACGTGCCGGGCGGCGCGCCCGATGGTCTGGATGAGCGACTTGTCGGACCGGAGGAAGCCCTCCTTGTCCGCGTCGAGGATCGAGACCAGCGACACCTCGGGGAGGTCCAGCCCCTCGCGGAGCAGGTTGATGCCGACGAGCACGTCGTAGTCGCCCATCCGCAGCTCGCGCAGCAGCTCGACCCGGCGCAGCGTGTCGACCTCGCTGTGCAGGTAACGCACCCGCACCCCGTGCTCGAGCAGGTAGTCGGTGAGGTCCTCGGCCATCTTCTTGGTCAGCGTCGTGACCAGCACCCGCTCGTCGCGGCCGGCCCGCTCCTTGATCTCGTGCATGAGGTCGTCGATCTGGCCCTTGGTGGGCTTGACGACGACCAGCGGGTCGACCAGGCCGGTCGGCCGGATGATCTGCTCCACCACGCCGTCGGAGCGCGACAGCTCGTAGTCGCCCGGGGTCGCGGACAGGTAGACGGTCTGCCCGATCCGCTCCAGGAACTCCTCCCACTTCAGCGGCCGGTTGTCCATGGCGCTGGGCAGCCGGAAGCCGTGCTCGACGAGCGTGCGCTTGCGGCTCATGTCGCCTTCGTACATGCCGCCGATCTGCGGCACCGTGACGTGCGACTCGTCGATGACGAGCAGGAAGTCGTCGGGGAAGTAGTCGAGCAGCGTGTGCGGCGGGGTGCCCGGCCCGCGGCCGTCGATGTGGCGCGAGTAGTTCTCGATGCCGGAGCAGAAACCGACCTGGCGCATCATCTCGATGTCGTAGGTCGTGCGCATGCGCAGCCGCTGTGCCTCGAGCAGCTTGCCCTGCCGCTCCTGCGCGGCGAGCCG comes from the Mycobacteriales bacterium genome and includes:
- the uvrB gene encoding excinuclease ABC subunit UvrB, producing PQEYVDRCVQLERGQVIDRDTLLRKFVDVQYTRNDLAFTRGTFRVRGDTIEVFPVYQELAVRIEMFGDEIERLTTLHPLTGEVVSEDDSAMIFPATHYVAGPERMERAIAGIEAELEERLAAQERQGKLLEAQRLRMRTTYDIEMMRQVGFCSGIENYSRHIDGRGPGTPPHTLLDYFPDDFLLVIDESHVTVPQIGGMYEGDMSRKRTLVEHGFRLPSAMDNRPLKWEEFLERIGQTVYLSATPGDYELSRSDGVVEQIIRPTGLVDPLVVVKPTKGQIDDLMHEIKERAGRDERVLVTTLTKKMAEDLTDYLLEHGVRVRYLHSEVDTLRRVELLRELRMGDYDVLVGINLLREGLDLPEVSLVSILDADKEGFLRSDKSLIQTIGRAARHVSGEVHMYADAITPSMERAIGETNRRREKQVAYNTEKGLDPQPLRKRIADILDDIVRDTASDELIGGSGRQQSRGKTPLPGMASRSESAGKHAAELAGMPRHDLAQLIQQLQDQMHAAAEELQFELAARLRDEVNELKRELRAMDGAGVR